From a region of the Mycobacterium sp. SMC-8 genome:
- a CDS encoding transposase, whose amino-acid sequence MSTQFDAIVQAVIHDWPDYGWSGQLEAAIKQLYLSDLSYPATWSSERREEFAERHAGDDALLLTTSLDDLIDTVTDRYARDHGVLPHRDDATLLLEAARRDAIDELELRFVADLPAEIAALTAHGVGRANGSLTACGPAQRRQSSTLRLSRP is encoded by the coding sequence GTGAGCACGCAATTCGACGCGATCGTCCAGGCGGTCATCCACGACTGGCCTGACTACGGGTGGTCAGGCCAGTTGGAGGCGGCCATCAAGCAGCTGTATCTGTCAGATCTTTCTTATCCAGCAACATGGTCCAGCGAACGCCGCGAGGAGTTCGCAGAGCGCCACGCCGGCGACGATGCGCTTCTTCTCACCACCTCGTTGGACGATCTCATCGATACCGTCACAGATCGCTATGCGCGCGATCACGGAGTTCTCCCCCATCGTGACGATGCGACCCTGCTTCTCGAAGCGGCGCGACGAGACGCAATCGACGAACTGGAGCTCCGCTTCGTGGCTGACCTACCTGCCGAGATCGCCGCGTTGACAGCCCACGGTGTTGGAAGGGCAAATGGCTCTCTGACGGCGTGCGGGCCGGCCCAACGGCGGCAGAGCAGCACACTGCGCCTAAGCCGTCCTTAG
- a CDS encoding transglutaminase family protein: MSDTSNESSFLETTGFLDWQHDDVQRFTEDAVGDVRDPVQKARLIFTAVRDRIWYDPYSTDDDPEHYRASYVATASRAYCIPKAVLLTAAARAAGIPARLGFADVRNHLQTTTLRARMGGTDVFVYHGYSELQLNNRWVKATPAFNAELCARFGVPPIDFDGHTDALLHAYDGGGSQHMEYLNDRGWYHDLPFTDIVTELHHRYGPLMAGAGAQRDAFSQEL; encoded by the coding sequence GTGAGCGACACTTCAAACGAATCGAGTTTCCTGGAGACAACTGGGTTCCTCGATTGGCAGCACGACGATGTACAGCGCTTCACCGAGGACGCGGTCGGTGACGTTCGTGACCCTGTGCAGAAGGCGAGGTTGATCTTCACCGCTGTGCGGGACAGGATTTGGTACGATCCCTATAGCACCGACGACGATCCCGAGCATTATCGGGCGAGCTATGTAGCGACAGCGTCGAGGGCGTATTGCATACCGAAGGCGGTGCTGCTGACCGCGGCAGCTCGTGCGGCGGGCATTCCGGCCCGGCTCGGATTCGCGGACGTGCGCAACCATCTGCAGACCACCACATTGCGTGCCCGGATGGGAGGTACCGACGTGTTCGTCTACCACGGATATAGCGAATTACAACTCAACAACCGCTGGGTGAAGGCCACTCCGGCGTTCAATGCCGAGCTCTGCGCGCGATTCGGTGTACCTCCGATCGACTTCGACGGCCACACCGATGCGCTCCTCCATGCCTACGACGGTGGGGGAAGCCAACACATGGAGTACCTCAACGACCGCGGTTGGTACCACGATCTCCCCTTCACCGACATCGTTACAGAGTTGCATCACCGGTACGGCCCGCTCATGGCTGGCGCTGGAGCCCAGCGTGACGCCTTCTCCCAGGAGTTGTGA
- a CDS encoding PaaI family thioesterase, whose protein sequence is MGARHIFDGRHRGAPGIAHGGAVMTVLDDMVGMLLYVVGEMAVTRRFDTEFYAPVLLGVPYEVSAELVSKTGRKLEVRTELREETTGQLVASASGLFVVVTMAHFTSSIQKATSTPCIVRSPREGRC, encoded by the coding sequence GTGGGTGCCAGGCATATCTTCGACGGCAGACATCGCGGCGCACCCGGTATCGCACATGGCGGCGCAGTCATGACCGTACTCGACGACATGGTGGGCATGTTGCTGTACGTCGTCGGTGAGATGGCCGTCACCCGCAGGTTCGATACCGAGTTCTACGCGCCGGTGTTGCTGGGGGTCCCCTACGAGGTCAGCGCGGAGCTGGTGTCCAAGACCGGCCGGAAACTCGAAGTCCGGACAGAATTGCGCGAGGAGACTACCGGTCAGCTAGTCGCGTCCGCCTCAGGGTTATTCGTCGTCGTCACGATGGCGCACTTCACTAGTTCCATACAGAAGGCGACTTCGACACCCTGCATTGTGCGGTCACCCAGGGAGGGAAGATGCTGA
- a CDS encoding TetR family transcriptional regulator has translation MTLPLSRSHGKTRPLEAKSAGGRTRTAVAPASHSSTQRREAILDAALLVATSGGYEAVQMRSVAERAGIAVGTLYRHFPAKTNLLVAALSREFRRLDSADDWASGDGTPLERLERLTTHLHDRWQRDPWLTSAMTRAFAVADTRAAAELDCAAAEIQTLLARTLRGGEPTPADLHIAAIISDVWLANLVAFCGHRASAADTRERIDLATRRVVTSRARPAETA, from the coding sequence ATGACGCTCCCCCTTTCTCGCAGCCATGGCAAAACCCGACCGCTGGAGGCAAAATCAGCCGGCGGCCGGACGCGGACCGCTGTAGCGCCCGCCTCGCATTCATCCACCCAGCGCCGGGAAGCGATTCTGGACGCGGCCCTGCTCGTGGCCACGTCAGGTGGCTATGAGGCGGTTCAGATGCGGTCGGTCGCCGAGCGGGCCGGTATCGCCGTCGGCACGCTCTACCGCCACTTCCCGGCGAAGACCAACTTGTTGGTGGCGGCGCTATCGCGCGAGTTTCGCCGACTCGACTCGGCTGACGACTGGGCTAGCGGTGACGGCACGCCATTGGAACGGCTCGAACGTCTCACCACACACCTACATGACCGCTGGCAGCGCGATCCCTGGCTGACATCAGCCATGACACGAGCGTTCGCCGTTGCAGACACCCGGGCAGCCGCAGAACTAGACTGCGCCGCCGCCGAAATTCAGACCCTGCTGGCCCGCACGCTCAGGGGCGGCGAACCGACTCCAGCCGATTTACACATCGCCGCGATCATCTCCGACGTGTGGCTGGCCAACCTCGTGGCCTTTTGTGGCCACCGAGCGTCGGCCGCCGATACTCGCGAACGCATCGACCTGGCCACTCGGCGCGTGGTGACCAGCCGCGCACGACCCGCGGAAACCGCATAA
- a CDS encoding ATP-binding protein, with translation MSDNTETDKKSVAARLVSMAQERYLLGLSEEGEPFGADRDRPHLVMLLRAGKAGLRADLAARYFAETGAVAGGQALTDATLILEGLAATKPPERLNLRVADDDGTIYIDTGRPDVQTIRIRQGRWTLTERAPVRFLRTKLTGAMPLPAQGGNVEKLWDFVNVDFEDRPVLLAALVAALVQTDVPHPILALFAEQGSAKSTTTRMLVDLIDPSPVPLRQAPRDADSWVTAASGSWVVALDNLSTISPWLSDSLCRAATGDGNVKRALYTDSDLAVIKFRRCVIINGIDVGAVRPDLAERLATVDLRRIDRHMRQPEATMRQQWRTALPGILGGLLDLAAVVHQRLETISVDVSPRMADFSRTLAAVDEILSTHGFRRYLSRANQLSEDSLSADPFIEQLRLHIREPLVAKSGGDLLATVTPTGDTWRRPKEWPRNGRDVTAVLRRHAPALRSLGWAIEDDGARNHRNVLLWTVYPPYKDVSAKQHSQSSRPSRISAPREQSSSVQELPAHRQTVPKGHSADDLDVEAS, from the coding sequence ATGAGCGACAACACCGAGACGGACAAGAAGTCGGTAGCCGCACGCTTGGTCAGCATGGCACAGGAACGCTACCTGCTCGGGCTCTCAGAAGAGGGCGAGCCGTTCGGCGCTGACCGCGACCGCCCGCACTTGGTGATGCTGCTCCGCGCCGGCAAGGCCGGTCTACGCGCCGACCTCGCCGCACGGTACTTCGCCGAAACCGGCGCGGTCGCCGGCGGCCAGGCGCTGACTGACGCCACCCTGATCCTCGAAGGTTTGGCTGCCACGAAGCCGCCCGAACGCCTCAACCTCCGCGTCGCTGACGATGACGGCACCATTTACATCGACACCGGACGGCCCGATGTCCAGACGATTCGTATCCGACAGGGCCGGTGGACGCTCACCGAACGGGCACCTGTGCGCTTTCTGCGTACCAAGTTGACCGGGGCGATGCCGCTGCCGGCTCAGGGCGGGAATGTCGAGAAGCTCTGGGATTTCGTCAACGTCGACTTTGAAGACCGACCGGTCCTCCTTGCTGCCCTCGTTGCCGCTCTTGTCCAGACGGACGTCCCCCACCCGATCTTGGCGCTGTTCGCCGAGCAGGGCAGCGCCAAGAGCACAACCACGCGCATGCTGGTCGATCTCATCGACCCGTCACCGGTCCCCCTGCGGCAGGCACCGCGTGACGCCGACTCGTGGGTCACTGCAGCCTCCGGTTCGTGGGTCGTTGCCTTGGACAACCTGTCGACTATCTCGCCGTGGTTGTCGGATTCTCTGTGCCGCGCCGCCACCGGCGACGGCAACGTCAAACGGGCGTTGTACACAGACTCCGATCTCGCAGTCATCAAATTTCGGCGGTGCGTCATCATCAACGGCATCGACGTCGGAGCAGTGCGGCCCGACCTCGCGGAGCGACTGGCGACTGTCGACCTGCGACGCATTGATCGCCACATGCGACAACCGGAAGCCACGATGCGACAACAGTGGCGCACGGCTCTACCAGGGATTTTGGGCGGGCTTCTCGATCTGGCCGCCGTCGTCCATCAACGGCTGGAAACCATTTCGGTCGACGTGTCGCCACGGATGGCGGACTTCAGTCGCACGCTGGCGGCCGTTGACGAGATTCTGTCGACCCATGGCTTCCGGCGTTACCTGTCACGCGCCAATCAACTCTCCGAAGACAGCCTGTCCGCCGACCCGTTCATCGAACAGCTACGGCTGCACATCCGGGAACCGCTCGTCGCAAAGTCCGGAGGCGACCTGCTGGCGACAGTCACGCCAACCGGCGACACCTGGCGCAGGCCGAAGGAGTGGCCCCGGAACGGGCGGGATGTCACGGCCGTCCTACGACGGCACGCACCCGCGCTACGGAGTCTGGGTTGGGCGATCGAAGACGATGGCGCTCGAAATCATCGGAATGTCCTGTTGTGGACCGTCTACCCGCCCTACAAAGATGTGTCGGCCAAACAACACTCGCAATCCTCGCGTCCCTCGCGCATTTCGGCTCCGCGGGAGCAGTCGTCCTCTGTTCAAGAGCTGCCCGCGCACCGCCAGACTGTCCCGAAGGGTCATTCAGCCGACGATCTAGACGTCGAGGCGTCGTGA
- a CDS encoding TetR/AcrR family transcriptional regulator — protein sequence MSDSQPAPVPDDDVDPRRIRSRNRLLDAAATLLSTGGVEAVTIDAVTKASKVARTTLYRHFQSSSHLLAATFERLLPQVATPVPTSGPLRDQLIELLSRQAALFNDAPLHVTTLAWLSLGPTGPTNEADDRHTSGALRARVVDQYRQPFDAILSSPTAQAELENFDRELALCQLVGPLAFARMTGIRGITHDDCENLVDGFLAAHCKSDDGETKRVKAASLHAGRPLA from the coding sequence GTGAGCGACAGTCAGCCAGCGCCGGTCCCTGACGATGACGTGGACCCGCGGCGAATCCGGTCTCGAAATCGACTGCTGGATGCAGCCGCGACCCTTCTGAGCACTGGCGGCGTGGAAGCCGTCACGATCGATGCCGTCACCAAAGCGTCCAAAGTGGCCAGAACCACGCTTTACCGCCATTTCCAAAGTTCGTCGCACCTGCTCGCAGCCACGTTCGAACGCTTGCTTCCCCAGGTGGCGACTCCGGTACCGACCAGCGGCCCTCTGCGTGACCAGTTGATCGAATTGCTAAGCCGCCAAGCCGCTCTTTTCAACGACGCGCCACTGCATGTCACGACGCTGGCATGGCTGTCCCTTGGTCCCACCGGCCCGACGAACGAAGCCGATGATCGACACACATCCGGCGCGTTGCGGGCCCGAGTCGTCGACCAGTACCGGCAACCGTTCGACGCCATACTCTCTAGCCCGACGGCGCAAGCCGAGTTGGAGAACTTCGACCGAGAACTGGCGCTGTGCCAACTGGTCGGCCCACTGGCGTTTGCCCGGATGACCGGGATTCGCGGCATCACTCACGACGACTGCGAGAACCTCGTCGATGGCTTTCTCGCCGCCCACTGCAAGAGCGACGATGGCGAGACCAAGCGCGTGAAGGCCGCCAGTCTGCATGCAGGGCGACCGCTCGCATAG
- a CDS encoding BtrH N-terminal domain-containing protein yields the protein MARIEIPYPHRRGGHCGSGALRDLTEWAQLGWGTETLSEGLVFTLGGALDFSYVRSTQLFPQIYLVGRGSDLEKDYLSRVGANCVVRSTDDADVGWSFVTDEVDKGRPVMVWADIGELPYLRVRLHMSRHDIVITGYDDEQGVAYVVDNDRETTQTVAYDDLRRARSSVGFPTPTRHTTYHVDWPERVPDLGPIAATALAASAAFMRGGAVGAPLLRIEAAEVEASGLKGVQEFADDVRHWPTVFDDDALTAALFGLGAFIEKAGTGGGLFRMLQAQGCQNIADLLGDAAAAEAAAAARHASQAWSELAAAATDAGTSLRSRSLAAAKIAATIPDSETRLVEALETASRSVGTVDTGLEAYLKGYL from the coding sequence ATGGCGAGGATTGAAATTCCCTATCCCCACAGGAGAGGAGGGCACTGTGGTTCCGGTGCGCTGCGTGACCTTACTGAATGGGCACAACTAGGATGGGGGACAGAAACACTCAGTGAAGGATTGGTCTTCACCCTCGGCGGAGCCTTGGACTTCTCGTACGTCCGCTCTACGCAATTGTTTCCCCAGATCTACCTGGTAGGACGAGGAAGCGACCTGGAAAAAGACTACCTCTCCCGAGTTGGTGCAAACTGCGTAGTGCGATCGACCGATGACGCAGACGTGGGATGGTCATTTGTTACCGACGAAGTCGACAAGGGCCGACCCGTCATGGTCTGGGCTGACATCGGCGAACTTCCTTACCTGCGCGTCCGATTGCACATGAGCCGTCACGACATCGTCATCACCGGATATGATGACGAACAAGGGGTTGCCTATGTGGTCGATAATGACCGCGAGACCACCCAAACGGTGGCTTATGACGACCTGCGCCGGGCGCGGTCCTCGGTAGGGTTCCCTACACCGACCCGGCACACCACATATCACGTCGACTGGCCGGAGCGAGTGCCCGACCTTGGGCCGATTGCCGCCACTGCATTAGCCGCGAGCGCAGCTTTCATGCGCGGCGGTGCCGTAGGTGCGCCGCTACTGCGCATCGAGGCAGCTGAAGTCGAGGCCTCCGGTTTGAAGGGTGTGCAGGAGTTCGCCGATGACGTACGGCATTGGCCAACGGTGTTTGATGACGACGCCCTGACCGCGGCATTGTTCGGGCTCGGGGCGTTCATCGAGAAAGCCGGAACCGGTGGCGGGCTCTTTCGTATGCTGCAAGCACAAGGTTGCCAGAATATCGCCGATCTCCTCGGGGACGCCGCCGCAGCCGAAGCGGCGGCCGCGGCCCGACACGCTTCCCAAGCGTGGTCTGAGCTTGCGGCCGCAGCCACCGATGCCGGCACATCGCTACGGAGTCGTAGTCTCGCTGCGGCCAAAATCGCCGCGACGATCCCGGACTCCGAAACACGCCTCGTCGAAGCCCTCGAAACGGCCAGTCGATCCGTTGGCACTGTCGATACCGGCCTCGAGGCTTATCTGAAAGGCTATCTGTGA
- a CDS encoding PaaI family thioesterase: MGCGPDNPHGLQLVVHRRGDAVYSDVIFDERHIGAPGLAHGGAVAAACDDVLGFTLWIAGTPAVTRSLTVEYLRPVPLHQPHRITAHIRCREGRALHVMATGTDSDGANRFTATAVFVAVSQDHFAAHGDVSAFGGLLEQFSRHGGLDDGRP; the protein is encoded by the coding sequence ATGGGTTGCGGCCCCGACAATCCCCACGGACTGCAGTTGGTGGTGCACCGCCGCGGCGACGCGGTGTACTCCGACGTGATTTTCGACGAGCGCCACATCGGGGCTCCTGGGCTGGCCCATGGCGGAGCAGTTGCGGCGGCGTGCGATGACGTCTTGGGATTCACATTGTGGATCGCCGGCACACCAGCGGTGACTCGCAGCCTGACAGTGGAGTATCTGCGGCCGGTACCTCTGCATCAACCCCACAGGATCACCGCCCACATCCGGTGCCGCGAAGGACGGGCTCTGCACGTCATGGCGACGGGCACTGATTCCGATGGGGCCAACCGCTTCACCGCCACTGCGGTATTTGTCGCGGTCAGCCAGGATCACTTCGCTGCGCACGGCGACGTCAGTGCTTTTGGCGGCCTTCTCGAACAGTTCTCACGTCACGGCGGCCTCGACGACGGGCGACCATGA
- a CDS encoding TIGR04255 family protein has product MTIDPHTLRPAEDVPLGGLPSADPTLLGNAPLEVAVIEIRYTARTDEITPEVAAAFRDDLVENTGVDFPSIQPTVQQQMRIDFGANGVSQVAAESSGWQIASADGAHVTLMPDILIMQVNRYERWRTSMKAPLTVLVESLGRLVKPSLVHRIGLRYVDRFHDSGFNSAEAWRGRIDDTLLGPVLNPVFGGSVRGAQQQVEIRLDDHHGALLRHGPVRDDSGKCVQYLLDTDVFRHSSFTFDVREVVISAERLNRTSLSLFQASVTDTYLKELREGSAK; this is encoded by the coding sequence ATGACCATCGATCCACACACACTTCGCCCAGCTGAGGACGTTCCATTGGGGGGGCTGCCCTCGGCCGATCCGACCCTGCTCGGAAACGCTCCCCTCGAAGTCGCAGTGATCGAGATCCGGTATACCGCCCGTACCGACGAGATCACACCGGAGGTCGCCGCTGCTTTCCGGGACGACCTTGTGGAGAACACGGGGGTGGACTTCCCGAGCATTCAACCCACCGTCCAACAGCAGATGAGGATCGACTTCGGGGCCAACGGCGTTTCCCAGGTGGCAGCGGAGTCCAGTGGGTGGCAAATTGCTTCCGCGGACGGAGCACACGTCACGCTCATGCCCGACATCCTGATCATGCAGGTCAACCGCTACGAGCGGTGGCGTACCAGCATGAAGGCTCCGCTAACCGTTCTGGTCGAATCTCTCGGACGGTTAGTCAAGCCATCGTTGGTGCACCGCATCGGTCTGCGGTACGTCGACCGCTTCCATGACAGTGGGTTCAACTCTGCAGAGGCTTGGCGTGGCCGGATCGACGACACCCTTCTGGGCCCTGTGCTTAACCCAGTGTTCGGCGGCAGTGTTCGAGGTGCTCAACAGCAGGTGGAGATCCGGCTTGATGATCATCACGGCGCGTTGCTGCGGCATGGACCAGTTCGCGATGATTCGGGCAAGTGCGTGCAGTATCTACTCGATACGGACGTGTTCCGCCACTCCTCATTCACGTTCGACGTGCGAGAGGTCGTCATCTCAGCGGAGCGGCTGAACCGCACTTCGTTGTCACTTTTTCAGGCGTCGGTTACCGATACCTACCTGAAAGAGCTTCGAGAAGGGAGCGCGAAATGA
- a CDS encoding NDMA-dependent alcohol dehydrogenase, with product MKTRAAVLWGLGEKWEVDEIELDPPGADEVLVRLTASGLCHSDEHLVTGDLPFPLPVVGGHEGAGTVVEVGAGVEDLAEGDSVILTFLPSCGHCSYCARGMGNLCDMGAAIMMGPQIDGTYRFHARGEDVGQMCLLGTFSEYTVVPKASLVKVDHGTPLDKAALIGCGVTTGYGSAVRTGDVRAGDTVVVIGAGGIGMNAIQGARIAGALTIVAVDPVEFKREQAGGFGATHAVATIDEAWSLISDITRGKLADVCVLTTDVAEGAYTAEALSLVGKRGRVVITAIGHPEDTSMSGSLLELTLYEKQIRGALYGSSNAAHDIPRLVELYNSGQLKLDELITREYTLDEINEGYDDMRSGRNIRGLIRF from the coding sequence ATGAAAACACGCGCTGCCGTGCTCTGGGGCTTGGGAGAGAAGTGGGAGGTTGATGAGATCGAGCTGGATCCGCCCGGTGCGGATGAAGTGCTGGTCCGGTTGACCGCCAGCGGGTTGTGCCATTCAGACGAACACCTGGTGACCGGTGATCTGCCGTTTCCGCTGCCCGTCGTCGGTGGTCATGAAGGCGCCGGCACCGTGGTCGAGGTGGGTGCAGGTGTCGAGGACCTGGCCGAGGGCGATTCGGTCATCCTGACGTTCCTGCCGTCTTGCGGGCACTGCTCTTACTGCGCGCGCGGGATGGGAAACCTGTGCGACATGGGTGCGGCGATCATGATGGGACCCCAGATCGACGGCACCTACCGCTTCCATGCCCGCGGCGAGGATGTCGGCCAGATGTGCTTGCTGGGCACGTTCTCGGAATACACCGTGGTGCCGAAGGCCTCCTTGGTCAAGGTTGACCACGGGACACCGTTGGACAAGGCGGCCTTGATCGGTTGCGGTGTCACGACCGGTTACGGCTCGGCGGTACGCACCGGTGACGTGCGCGCCGGGGATACCGTGGTCGTGATCGGCGCCGGCGGCATCGGCATGAATGCGATCCAAGGCGCCCGCATCGCTGGCGCGTTGACCATCGTGGCTGTCGACCCAGTGGAGTTCAAGCGCGAACAAGCTGGCGGTTTCGGCGCGACGCATGCCGTTGCCACCATCGATGAGGCCTGGTCACTGATCAGCGACATCACCCGTGGCAAACTCGCCGACGTCTGCGTCTTGACCACCGACGTCGCCGAAGGGGCCTACACCGCTGAGGCGCTATCACTGGTCGGTAAACGCGGCCGTGTGGTCATTACCGCGATCGGACACCCCGAAGACACGTCGATGTCGGGCTCGCTGCTGGAATTAACGCTGTATGAAAAGCAGATCCGCGGTGCCCTCTACGGCTCGTCCAACGCCGCCCACGACATCCCGCGGCTCGTCGAACTCTACAACTCCGGACAACTCAAACTCGACGAGCTGATCACCCGTGAGTACACCCTCGATGAGATCAATGAGGGCTACGACGACATGCGGTCAGGCCGCAACATCCGAGGACTCATCCGATTCTGA
- a CDS encoding DUF6188 family protein: protein MYTQWIENCVVQRVSVRDGLVLDLDDYNEIVISCPLLLTLPAVDPYPAEAVRIDPLKIATDERPLLNLAGAVCTQAWSGDDGGLHLRFSRGHSIDVDPDSEETAWELYGKRHGYMACLPRGRVRVVRHDLPDSDDANILNNAAQPSAGSARQTH from the coding sequence ATGTATACCCAATGGATCGAAAATTGTGTCGTGCAACGCGTCTCCGTGCGCGACGGCCTGGTCCTGGACCTGGACGACTACAACGAGATTGTCATCTCGTGCCCCTTGCTGCTGACACTGCCTGCGGTCGACCCGTATCCCGCAGAAGCGGTACGCATCGATCCACTCAAGATCGCGACTGACGAACGCCCGTTGTTGAACCTCGCCGGCGCGGTGTGCACTCAGGCCTGGTCCGGCGACGATGGAGGGCTACACCTGAGGTTCTCGCGTGGACACAGCATCGACGTCGACCCCGATTCCGAGGAAACGGCATGGGAGTTGTACGGCAAGCGCCACGGCTACATGGCATGCCTACCCCGGGGGCGGGTACGCGTGGTCCGCCACGACCTCCCCGACAGCGACGACGCCAACATCCTCAACAACGCCGCACAACCGTCGGCGGGGTCGGCGCGACAGACGCACTAA
- a CDS encoding LLM class flavin-dependent oxidoreductase, translating to MSTYGLSVLGADLKSLAQTAHAADAAGFDAVWASEFYSRSGSISMAAMANCTQNCRIGSSILYGVGRSPLVLATEARDLDELSNGRLVLGIGNGTKRMMSDWHGVPDTSAPALRMEELVMLLRRIWNLHEGPIHHEGRFYRMNLTPTGDVGPSSRPIPIVTAGVRPRMCEAAGRVADGLAGHPLFTTTYVEEIVRPAIARGAAHTGRDPNDVEIISMVMCAIHDDAEVARRELAQQIAFYSSVKSYETVLDVNGFASEGRTIREAFAQRDFPAMFAAVSEEMIDTMGVAGTAHEVREQLRRYDGVLDHIMLYSPSVGIAPERVQQNLDSIIRECSPASMSPGQSGPRSI from the coding sequence ATGAGCACCTACGGCCTGTCGGTTCTCGGCGCGGATTTGAAGTCACTGGCCCAGACCGCACACGCCGCCGATGCGGCCGGGTTCGACGCCGTATGGGCCTCGGAGTTCTACTCCCGGTCGGGTTCGATCTCCATGGCCGCGATGGCCAACTGCACACAGAACTGCCGGATCGGTTCCTCCATTCTCTACGGCGTCGGCCGAAGCCCCCTGGTGCTGGCCACCGAGGCGCGTGATCTCGACGAACTCTCCAACGGACGGCTGGTGCTGGGCATCGGCAACGGCACCAAGCGGATGATGAGCGACTGGCACGGCGTGCCCGACACCTCCGCGCCCGCGCTGCGGATGGAAGAACTCGTGATGCTGCTGCGCCGGATATGGAACCTGCATGAAGGCCCGATCCATCACGAGGGTCGTTTTTACAGAATGAATCTCACGCCGACCGGCGACGTGGGACCCTCCAGCCGGCCGATCCCGATCGTCACCGCCGGTGTCCGGCCTCGGATGTGCGAGGCGGCCGGGCGGGTGGCCGACGGGCTGGCCGGACATCCCCTGTTCACCACCACCTACGTCGAGGAGATCGTCCGGCCCGCTATCGCCAGGGGTGCCGCGCACACCGGCCGCGACCCCAATGACGTGGAAATCATTTCCATGGTGATGTGCGCCATCCACGACGACGCCGAGGTCGCCAGGCGCGAACTGGCGCAGCAGATTGCGTTCTACTCCTCGGTCAAATCCTACGAGACGGTACTTGATGTGAACGGCTTCGCCAGCGAAGGCCGAACCATCCGGGAAGCATTCGCCCAGCGCGATTTCCCGGCGATGTTCGCCGCGGTGTCCGAGGAGATGATCGACACCATGGGCGTCGCGGGGACGGCACACGAGGTCCGTGAACAGCTGAGACGCTACGACGGCGTCCTCGACCACATCATGCTGTATTCACCATCGGTTGGCATCGCTCCCGAGCGCGTGCAGCAAAACCTCGACAGCATCATTCGGGAATGCTCGCCCGCCTCGATGTCGCCAGGGCAGTCCGGTCCACGTTCAATCTGA